One Acutalibacter muris DNA window includes the following coding sequences:
- a CDS encoding GNAT family N-acetyltransferase, whose product MNFELTTIKEYEKEILRNLMEKYDYEFTQYTHEDVNPLGLYGYSWLDAYWRDPGRWAFFLKADGNLAGFALVNNYLEAGKTDYNMAEFFVMYKYRRCGLGSFAAARLFGLFPGSWQIKYHPKNVPSAKFWNRIAEKHSQGGYRREERPDLAYPDGSAAQVLFFETVKVVAT is encoded by the coding sequence ATGAATTTTGAACTGACCACCATAAAGGAGTACGAAAAAGAGATACTTCGGAACTTGATGGAGAAATACGACTACGAGTTCACCCAGTACACCCATGAGGACGTGAATCCCCTGGGCCTCTACGGCTACTCGTGGCTGGACGCCTACTGGAGGGACCCGGGCCGCTGGGCCTTCTTCCTAAAAGCGGACGGTAACCTGGCGGGCTTCGCCCTGGTGAACAACTACCTCGAGGCGGGAAAGACCGACTACAACATGGCCGAGTTCTTCGTCATGTACAAGTACCGGCGCTGCGGGCTGGGCTCCTTTGCGGCGGCGCGGCTGTTCGGGCTGTTCCCCGGCTCCTGGCAGATAAAGTACCACCCGAAGAACGTGCCCTCGGCAAAGTTCTGGAACCGCATAGCCGAAAAGCACTCCCAGGGCGGCTACCGCCGGGAGGAGCGCCCCGACCTCGCCTACCCGGACGGCTCGGCGGCGCAGGTGCTGTTTTTTGAGACTGTAAAGGTGGTCGCGACATGA
- a CDS encoding glycoside hydrolase family 88/105 protein, which translates to MDLAFDHSRIEETIDAIVTRTMRMDMTWDWPCGVAYYGVCRAYEATGQQKYLDMVRARVDEYTELGLPEWTVNTCAMGHCCLSLYKHTGEKKHLDIVMSKVDYLENKALRFGQRVLQHTVSTGNDFPEQAWADTLFMAAYFLLRVGVELKDEALINDALDQYYWHIEYLQEPSSGLWYHGYNNIQRDHMSGFHWGRANAWAAYTMSRVGKTLPEAYLYPRFMDVQGSLSELLPSLKLCQTENGLWRTILDDPGSYEEISASCGIAAAMIDNGNPLHTKYVQRAIEGVLENVSTEGRVLNVSGGTAVMRDREGYRNISRDWIQGWGQGLALAFLSGVLGCGEAPEKK; encoded by the coding sequence ATGGACCTGGCCTTTGACCACAGCCGCATAGAGGAAACAATAGACGCAATAGTGACGCGCACCATGCGCATGGACATGACCTGGGACTGGCCCTGCGGAGTGGCCTATTACGGGGTATGCCGTGCCTATGAGGCCACCGGGCAGCAGAAGTATCTGGACATGGTCCGGGCCCGGGTGGACGAGTATACGGAGCTGGGGCTCCCGGAGTGGACGGTGAACACCTGCGCCATGGGCCACTGCTGCCTGTCGCTGTATAAGCATACCGGGGAGAAAAAGCACCTGGATATCGTCATGAGCAAGGTGGACTACCTGGAGAATAAGGCCCTGCGCTTCGGCCAGCGGGTATTGCAGCACACGGTCTCCACCGGCAACGACTTCCCGGAGCAGGCCTGGGCGGACACCTTGTTCATGGCGGCGTACTTCCTGTTGAGGGTTGGCGTGGAGCTTAAGGACGAAGCCCTGATAAACGACGCGCTGGACCAATACTACTGGCACATAGAATACTTGCAGGAGCCCTCCTCCGGGCTCTGGTACCACGGCTATAACAACATACAGAGGGACCATATGTCCGGCTTTCACTGGGGCAGGGCCAACGCCTGGGCGGCGTACACCATGTCCCGGGTGGGCAAGACACTGCCCGAGGCCTATCTGTACCCCCGGTTCATGGACGTACAAGGCAGCCTTTCAGAGCTGCTCCCGTCCCTGAAGCTCTGCCAGACGGAAAACGGCCTTTGGCGCACCATACTGGACGACCCCGGCAGCTATGAGGAGATCTCGGCCTCCTGCGGCATAGCGGCGGCCATGATAGATAACGGCAACCCCCTGCACACAAAGTATGTCCAGCGGGCCATAGAAGGCGTGCTGGAAAACGTCAGCACCGAGGGCCGGGTGCTGAACGTGTCCGGGGGCACGGCGGTGATGCGGGACCGGGAGGGCTATCGGAACATCAGCCGGGACTGGATACAGGGCTGGGGCCAGGGGCTGGCGCTGGCGTTCCTCTCAGGAGTCCTGGGCTGCGGGGAAGCGCCGGAGAAGAAATAG
- the prfB gene encoding peptide chain release factor 2, giving the protein MLQFEELSRQLSGQRQALTELGDSLGLERLREEVEMLELKSAEPGFWDDMANAQKVTQRMAGLKAKDESYQKLCSRCEDAAALIELGDEAEDLSLIEEIQAEIDGVAGEIANMKLSTLLTGEYDGHNAILTFHAGSGGTEAQDWAEMLFRMYGRWAERRGFKVTTLDYLDGDEAGLKSASILVEGENAYGYLKSEAGVHRLVRVSPFDAAGRRHTSFSSLEVMPEIEEDNSVEISPDDIKMEVYRASGAGGQKVNKTSSAVRLIHIPTGIVVSCQVERSQYQNRDVAMKMLISKLVEIKERENLEKISDIKGEQKEITWGSQIRSYVFMPYTMVKDHRTGFETGNVNGVMDGDLDGFINAYLTAKSQGTLGENIE; this is encoded by the coding sequence ATGCTGCAATTTGAAGAGCTGAGCCGCCAGCTTTCGGGCCAGCGGCAGGCGCTTACTGAGCTGGGGGATTCTTTGGGCCTTGAGCGTCTGCGGGAGGAGGTTGAAATGCTGGAGCTCAAGTCCGCGGAGCCGGGCTTCTGGGACGATATGGCGAACGCCCAGAAGGTGACCCAGCGCATGGCCGGACTGAAAGCGAAGGACGAAAGCTATCAGAAGCTGTGCTCCCGCTGCGAGGACGCGGCGGCGCTTATCGAGCTTGGTGACGAGGCCGAGGACCTGTCCCTTATCGAGGAGATTCAGGCGGAGATCGACGGCGTGGCGGGGGAAATAGCCAATATGAAGCTCTCCACCCTGCTCACCGGGGAGTACGACGGCCACAACGCCATTCTCACCTTCCACGCGGGCTCCGGCGGCACCGAGGCCCAGGACTGGGCGGAGATGCTCTTCCGTATGTACGGACGCTGGGCCGAGCGCAGGGGCTTTAAGGTGACCACCCTGGACTATCTGGACGGAGACGAGGCGGGGCTGAAGTCCGCTTCTATTTTAGTAGAGGGCGAGAACGCCTACGGCTACCTGAAAAGTGAAGCCGGGGTGCACCGGCTGGTGCGGGTGTCGCCCTTCGACGCGGCAGGGCGGCGGCACACCTCCTTCTCCTCCCTTGAGGTCATGCCCGAGATAGAGGAGGACAACTCAGTCGAGATAAGCCCCGACGACATCAAGATGGAGGTCTATAGGGCCTCAGGCGCGGGGGGACAGAAGGTCAACAAGACCTCCTCGGCGGTGCGCCTCATTCACATACCCACCGGCATAGTGGTCAGCTGCCAGGTGGAGCGCAGCCAGTACCAGAACCGGGACGTGGCCATGAAAATGCTCATCTCGAAGCTGGTGGAGATAAAAGAGCGGGAGAACCTGGAGAAGATATCGGACATAAAGGGCGAGCAGAAGGAGATAACCTGGGGCAGCCAGATACGCTCCTACGTGTTCATGCCCTACACCATGGTGAAGGACCACCGCACGGGCTTTGAGACCGGCAACGTGAACGGCGTCATGGACGGCGACCTGGACGGCTTCATAAACGCCTATCTCACCGCCAAGAGTCAGGGGACCCTTGGGGAGAATATAGAATGA
- a CDS encoding GNAT family N-acetyltransferase — translation MSAVLIRDIESKDYLSVASVWHEAFVPLTDEALITACKKMEGDSRYRIFVAEVDGKVVGFVSTVEALAINLPDGYIKVNSLAVLPKFRRRGIGKMLMAYVEELAKERGSSLVELASGFQRTEAHEFYERLGYQKTSFRFNKRI, via the coding sequence ATGAGCGCCGTTCTTATCAGGGATATCGAGAGCAAAGACTATTTATCTGTGGCGTCAGTTTGGCACGAAGCGTTTGTCCCTTTAACCGACGAAGCCCTTATTACTGCCTGCAAGAAAATGGAGGGCGACAGCCGCTACCGCATATTTGTCGCGGAAGTCGACGGCAAAGTTGTCGGTTTTGTTTCGACCGTTGAGGCTCTGGCCATCAACCTGCCGGACGGGTATATAAAGGTAAACAGTCTTGCCGTGCTGCCTAAATTCCGGCGCCGCGGCATAGGTAAAATGCTTATGGCATATGTTGAGGAGCTGGCAAAGGAGCGGGGCAGTTCACTTGTCGAGCTCGCCTCGGGCTTTCAGCGGACGGAGGCCCATGAGTTTTACGAGCGTTTGGGCTATCAGAAAACTTCGTTTAGGTTCAATAAACGAATATAA
- a CDS encoding ABC transporter ATP-binding protein: MKKKKQKKSSILRFYPYTKGFRGNLLLAMLTVIISSAASYMTPQIIRVTVDSVINDEPFSLPGFILSWIESFGGREALRSHIIICAAAALLFAVIAGVANYASRMNLAKGCEGTVECMRNTLFGHIQRLPYAWHNSHQTGDIIQRCTQDVELIKNFVNEQLMTVIRTVLAIVISLTLMFMMNVQLSLVVLCFIPLVLGYSMIFFVLVGKKFDQADQTEGQLTALVQENLTGVRVVRAFGRERFEIERFNKKNQEFADLWSHLGKILGVDWGLGELFAGLQALVVIVIGVFFVENGSITEGEFLAFTAYNSMLAWPVAQLGRVLSELSKTSISSTRLFDILDAKEEQDKEHPRTPPMDGDIVFDHVSFGYGEGGEVLEDVSFTVKAGTTFGILGATGSGKSTLMYLLDRLYELPEGQGRITVGGVDIRDIGLSHLRHGIGMVLQEPFLFSKTFRESIADGSRRSDLETVRKYARMAVIDDAIEGFAQGYETPIGERGVTISGGQKQRVAIARMLMQDTPIKVFDDSLSAVDMETDAKIRQSIKENVHGTTILIAHRITTLMNADCILVLEKGRVAQMGTHQELIAQDGIYKRIFDIQKS, from the coding sequence ATGAAAAAGAAAAAACAGAAGAAATCCAGTATCCTGCGCTTCTACCCCTATACAAAGGGGTTCCGCGGGAACCTGCTGCTTGCCATGCTGACAGTGATAATCTCCTCGGCGGCAAGCTATATGACCCCACAGATAATCCGTGTCACGGTAGACTCGGTAATAAACGACGAGCCCTTCTCCCTGCCGGGCTTTATACTCTCTTGGATAGAGAGCTTCGGCGGCCGGGAGGCCCTGCGTTCCCATATAATAATATGCGCAGCGGCGGCGCTGCTGTTCGCGGTGATAGCGGGCGTTGCCAACTATGCCTCCCGGATGAACCTGGCAAAGGGCTGCGAGGGCACGGTGGAGTGTATGCGCAACACCCTCTTTGGGCATATCCAGCGCCTGCCCTATGCCTGGCACAATTCCCACCAGACCGGCGATATTATACAGCGCTGCACCCAGGACGTGGAGCTTATCAAGAACTTTGTCAACGAGCAGCTTATGACCGTGATACGCACGGTGCTGGCCATTGTCATCTCACTTACGCTGATGTTCATGATGAATGTCCAGCTCTCTCTGGTGGTGCTCTGCTTCATACCCCTGGTGCTGGGGTACTCCATGATATTCTTTGTGCTGGTGGGCAAGAAGTTTGACCAGGCCGACCAGACCGAGGGGCAGCTTACCGCCCTTGTACAGGAGAATCTTACGGGAGTGCGGGTGGTACGTGCCTTTGGGCGGGAGCGCTTTGAGATAGAGCGCTTCAATAAAAAGAACCAGGAGTTTGCCGACCTCTGGTCCCATCTGGGGAAGATACTGGGCGTGGACTGGGGCCTTGGGGAATTGTTCGCGGGACTGCAGGCCCTGGTGGTGATAGTTATAGGCGTGTTCTTCGTGGAGAACGGCTCCATCACCGAGGGGGAGTTTCTGGCCTTCACGGCCTATAACTCCATGCTGGCCTGGCCCGTGGCCCAGCTGGGTAGGGTTCTGAGTGAGCTCAGCAAGACCTCCATCAGCTCCACCAGGCTTTTTGACATTCTGGACGCCAAGGAGGAGCAGGATAAGGAGCACCCCCGCACCCCGCCCATGGACGGGGACATCGTCTTCGACCACGTGAGCTTCGGCTACGGCGAGGGCGGCGAGGTGCTTGAGGACGTGAGCTTCACCGTGAAAGCGGGCACCACCTTCGGCATCTTAGGCGCTACCGGCAGCGGCAAGTCCACTCTCATGTACCTTCTGGACAGGCTCTACGAGCTGCCCGAGGGGCAGGGGCGGATAACCGTGGGCGGCGTGGACATCAGGGACATAGGGCTCTCCCACCTGCGCCACGGCATAGGTATGGTGCTCCAGGAGCCCTTCCTGTTCAGCAAGACGTTTAGAGAGAGCATAGCCGACGGCTCTAGGCGCTCCGACCTTGAAACCGTGAGGAAATACGCCCGCATGGCCGTTATAGACGACGCCATAGAGGGCTTTGCTCAGGGGTATGAGACCCCCATCGGCGAGCGGGGAGTCACCATCTCCGGCGGACAGAAGCAGCGGGTGGCCATAGCCAGGATGCTAATGCAGGACACGCCCATAAAAGTGTTTGACGACTCCCTCTCCGCCGTGGACATGGAGACCGACGCGAAGATACGCCAGTCCATAAAAGAGAACGTCCACGGCACCACGATACTTATAGCCCATAGGATAACCACGCTGATGAACGCCGACTGTATACTTGTCCTGGAAAAGGGCAGGGTGGCCCAGATGGGCACACACCAGGAACTGATAGCGCAGGACGGCATTTATAAGCGCATATTTGACATACAAAAGAGTTGA
- a CDS encoding aspartate aminotransferase family protein has product MNANTNIFESYESEVRSYCRNFPTVFTRAKGPLLYDEEGREYIDFFCGAGALNYGHNPDLIRDRLVEYLQCDGVMHALDMYTRPKREFIEFYEEKVLKPRGLNFKLQFPGPTGTNAVEAALKLARKVKGRPGIFALMGAFHGMTLGSIALTTDAASRAGAGVPLEHVTHVPAPYMFPELDTLKYIETLLTDDHSGVEKPAAFILETTQADGGIYPMPAEWLRGLRELCDRHDLLLIVDDVQVGCARTGWFFSFERAGIVPDIVTQSKSIGGYGMPFALVLIKPELDIWEPGEHNGTFRGYQLSMVAAKAGLEIMLNERVEEKVQGRAHIFEEYMKKIEDLAPGKISTRGVGYVWGVDLAGCDGDKAPGTTSKRVLDIAFKNGLIVERVGRGNSVIKVMPELLIDEKTLRKGLDILTDAVRDAVKVR; this is encoded by the coding sequence ATGAACGCAAACACAAATATCTTCGAGAGCTACGAGTCAGAGGTGCGGTCCTACTGCCGCAACTTCCCCACGGTGTTCACCCGGGCCAAGGGGCCCCTCCTCTATGACGAGGAGGGAAGGGAGTACATCGACTTCTTCTGCGGGGCCGGGGCCCTGAACTACGGCCATAACCCGGACCTTATCCGCGACCGGCTGGTGGAGTACCTCCAGTGCGACGGCGTTATGCACGCCCTGGATATGTACACCCGGCCGAAACGGGAGTTTATTGAGTTCTACGAAGAAAAAGTTTTAAAGCCCCGGGGGCTGAACTTCAAGCTCCAGTTCCCCGGCCCCACCGGCACCAACGCCGTAGAGGCCGCCTTAAAGCTGGCCCGGAAGGTGAAGGGACGGCCCGGGATATTCGCCCTGATGGGGGCCTTCCACGGCATGACCCTTGGAAGCATTGCGCTGACTACCGACGCAGCCAGCCGGGCGGGGGCAGGCGTGCCCCTGGAGCACGTGACCCACGTGCCCGCGCCATATATGTTCCCGGAGCTGGACACGCTGAAATATATAGAGACGCTTTTGACTGACGACCACTCCGGCGTGGAGAAGCCCGCCGCTTTCATACTTGAGACCACCCAGGCCGACGGCGGCATATACCCGATGCCCGCCGAGTGGCTCAGGGGGCTCCGTGAGCTCTGCGACAGGCACGACCTCCTGCTTATCGTGGACGACGTGCAGGTGGGCTGCGCGCGGACAGGCTGGTTCTTCTCCTTCGAGCGCGCCGGGATAGTGCCGGATATCGTCACACAGTCGAAGTCCATCGGGGGCTACGGTATGCCCTTTGCCCTGGTGCTCATAAAGCCGGAGCTGGACATATGGGAGCCCGGGGAGCATAACGGCACCTTTAGGGGCTATCAACTCTCCATGGTGGCGGCAAAGGCCGGGCTTGAGATAATGCTTAATGAGAGGGTTGAGGAGAAGGTACAGGGCAGGGCCCATATCTTCGAGGAGTACATGAAGAAGATAGAGGACCTGGCGCCGGGTAAGATAAGCACCCGGGGCGTGGGATATGTCTGGGGCGTGGACCTTGCGGGCTGCGACGGGGATAAGGCTCCGGGGACCACGAGCAAGCGGGTGCTGGATATTGCCTTTAAGAACGGCCTGATAGTGGAGCGCGTGGGCCGTGGCAACTCCGTTATAAAGGTCATGCCAGAGCTGCTGATAGACGAGAAAACATTACGCAAAGGGTTAGACATATTGACTGACGCAGTCAGGGACGCAGTCAAGGTGCGTTAG
- the trhA gene encoding PAQR family membrane homeostasis protein TrhA — translation MENTMRLTADTRHVRAQLRRERCERMGLPRYSLGEEIFSSVSHGVSALGAIAALALLLVFCEKTPIKIASVAVYGGAMVTLYAISCIYHGLGLGLSRAKIVFRSLDHCTIFLLIAGTYTPITLVCIGGWQGTLMLAGVWAAAIAGVILNAISVERFKVVSMICYLMMGWVVVLCMGTLRRNLSGVGFWCLLIGGILYTIGALLYGVGKKIPYMHSVFHLFVLMGSVLHAVCIYQLVA, via the coding sequence ATGGAAAACACGATGCGGCTAACCGCAGACACCCGCCATGTCCGGGCCCAGCTGCGCCGGGAGCGCTGTGAGAGGATGGGGCTGCCCAGATACTCCCTTGGGGAGGAGATATTCTCCTCCGTGTCCCACGGGGTGTCGGCCCTGGGGGCCATAGCGGCCCTGGCGCTGCTGCTGGTGTTCTGCGAGAAGACCCCCATAAAGATAGCCTCCGTGGCGGTATACGGCGGCGCCATGGTGACCCTCTACGCCATCTCCTGCATATACCACGGCCTGGGCCTGGGACTGAGCCGTGCCAAGATAGTCTTCAGGTCCCTGGATCACTGTACCATCTTCCTGCTGATAGCCGGCACCTATACCCCCATAACCCTTGTGTGCATTGGCGGCTGGCAGGGGACGCTTATGCTTGCCGGGGTCTGGGCGGCGGCCATAGCGGGCGTGATACTCAACGCCATAAGCGTGGAGCGCTTCAAGGTGGTCTCCATGATATGCTACCTTATGATGGGCTGGGTGGTGGTGCTCTGCATGGGCACCCTGCGGCGGAACCTCAGCGGCGTAGGCTTCTGGTGCCTGCTTATAGGCGGCATACTCTATACTATTGGGGCCCTGCTGTACGGCGTGGGCAAAAAGATACCCTATATGCACTCGGTGTTCCACCTGTTCGTGCTCATGGGCAGTGTGCTGCACGCGGTGTGCATATACCAGCTTGTGGCGTAA